DNA from Tautonia marina:
AATTACATCCTTGCGTTCACTACCAGCCCACTCGTTCGCAACTCCTCGAGCGAGATAGAAGCGTGCCTGACGATAGAAGTCCTCGTGTTGCGGGTTGCAATTGATCGCCATGTTGAGCTTCGTGATCGCCTTTCCAGCCGCTTTCTTTTTCAGTTCAGCAATTTGTGATGCAGCGTCGCTTTGATCAGCATCCTCTCGGTCCTTACTCGGGCTTTCCCTTTCGATGAGTTCTGTTGCATCTGTCGCGGTTTCCGGTGCTCTCAGATATAGAACTGCAAGGTTATAATATGCATTGGCGTTGTATGGATCTAACTCGATCGCCTGTTCGAAATCGGCTTTCGCAGAGAGTGCGTCGTTGGCCTCGACAAACCAAAGGACCCCGCGGCGATTATAAGCGGCGCTGTCATGTCGATGCCTTTCGATGTTGTTTGTCAGCTGAATGATCCTCTCATTCACCTGTTCCTTCCCTTCCTTCTCGTGTGTTAAGTAGACGAGGGGAGCGTCCTCACAGTTCTCTTCATTGAAGAGTTCACCGACATCGATCAAGTCGCCTTCCGAGCTGGAGCCGGGCTGGATCAAA
Protein-coding regions in this window:
- a CDS encoding tetratricopeptide repeat protein; translated protein: MCGKLILVPSLMLLLGPAASAQLYTTPVSTPSGASAGISVTSVPLMTGLIQPGSSSEGDLIDVGELFNEENCEDAPLVYLTHEKEGKEQVNERIIQLTNNIERHRHDSAAYNRRGVLWFVEANDALSAKADFEQAIELDPYNANAYYNLAVLYLRAPETATDATELIERESPSKDREDADQSDAASQIAELKKKAAGKAITKLNMAINCNPQHEDFYRQARFYLARGVANEWAGSERKDVIDDYVYARRLDPTLNCARTRRDTFIGKLTRVAQEKNQESGSAKKGQEDAGAQDGAKGVTPGSASGAPAQEPTNP